The Merismopedia glauca CCAP 1448/3 DNA window TCATCTCGATTCAGCAGCCAAAAGAGAGATTCTTGTTGTCCTGATGGTTCGATAATACCTTCACTAACTAAGACTAATTGAGGTTTAAATTCTGTTTGTGGTAGCAAGATGTTATAACAGCCATCGATGTCTTCGCTATCAAAGATGGCTTCGCCACTCATTTCGTCAAAATTTAACTGTTTCAGTTCGCTTTCTGTCTTTTCATAAGTAGTTTTGAGATTATTAGCTAGACTGCTAAATGCTGAGAGTTGAGTTGATAAATCTTGGACGTATTTTTGCAAGTCATTAGTAATTTGTAAAGCTTCTTGTAAGACAGCTAATTCAAAGTTATGTTTAGATAAATCGGCAACTTCTCGGACGGTTCTCTTTAATTCCGATTGAACTTGGTTATTCTTACCTAAAGATATAAACTTCTTCTCAATGTCTTCAATAACTTGCTCGATATCTCGCCATTTCCTTTCGAGACTTTCTGGTCGTCTCATTCCTCCCAGATTAGCAATTTTTTCTTGAAACTTTCGGGCATCAATGCTTAAATCTGTTTGCAAAGCATCAACCCAACTTCTGGCATTTCTAATCGAGAAATTTGGCTCTCTAGGAGTTAGTAAATTACTGACGAAAAGGTTAATATCTTGGGATAATTGTTCTAATATTTGAGGTCTAATTTGTTGAATTCTAGTCAACCAAATACCTCTGGTACTTTCGGTTTCACCTGGTTGAACTTTGCGGAACTGTTCCCTAAATTCCCGCGCTAATTGTTGTCTAATGGCGAAGCGATCGTCTTTAGATTTGCAATCGTCGATCGCTCTTTCTAATTTACTTCTCCACGTATTAATAGTACTGGAAAAGTTTTTGTTAGATTCTTGGACTGCTTCCCCTATTCTGGCAATTAACCCTTCTCTTTGGTTTAAATCTGTATGCCAACGATATTGAATTAAAAACTGTTCTAATAATCTTTGTGGATCGGCACTTTGTCCTTGTCCATTTAACCAAAACGTGACTAAATCCAGACTAATTCTCGTCAAAGCTATTTGGACAATTACATCTCTGGGAAAGTAAGTTGCAGCTAAACCAAAGGTCAGATAACGTTGAACGTTAGGACGAGGATGATTATCCCATTGAATAAGATGCTGTAAGAAATTGTCTCTCATTCCTTTAACTACAGGCGCTAATTCTCCCGAAAAGTCTAAGGCAATTTTGTGAGCAATAACATTACATAATTTACTCTGATCGAGAATGGAATATTCTCCATTAGTTTGATGAGAAACTAGATAAGCATAATCGAAAGGTGGACGTTCTTCTTGAACTATAGTTAGGTTTTGAATGTCATAACAAGCTTCAAATTTAGTACTAGGAGTGGTGTAATAATTTAATTCTTTTAACGCCCCATAAGTGTTGGCACTCATATTCGGAGTATTGCCATATATTTGCGGACTAATTACTAAATAACCGACAATTTGAGCGCCACTATCTCCATATATTTTTCGCAAACTGTAGGCAACATCTAAAAACATTCCACTCCCCGTTCCACCGCAGAGAGAACCCACAATAAAAATATTTAAACCTGGTTCTACTCTCAAGCCAGATTTGAGTAAATTAGCATCGTGTCCTCTAGTTCTTCTTTCAGCCGAATCTATTGCTGTTTGAATCTTTTGGTAATTATGAAAAAATGCCAATCTACCGACAGGACGAATGCCTTTGGCACCTTCTTCTACGGCTTTAATATTCTTGAGTAATTGAGGCGGAAACCAAATTCCAATATGATCGTAAGGACCTTGGCGATCGTGGATCGATCTTCTTTCTAATTCTTGCACAAAGTTAGTTACATCTGGAGAACTCATGGTAGCACTAACTTTTTCTGCATCCCGAAAGCTAATATCAACTCCATGATAAGTACTACCAGTCCGCAAACCAGAAACTTGAGATGCGGCTTTATCTGTATCGACATAAACAAAACTGACAATGGGAAGGCGATTTAAATCGCCATAGCGGTCTACTATTAGCCGTCGCATCCGCATGAGTACGTCTCTACCAGTACCCCCTAAACCAATACAAATACTGCGATTAATCCCACGAAACTGACGTTCATTACCACTCAAGTCAATCATTTCGAGCCACTCTATTATTGACTATTTTTTTACTTTAACAACGAACTCAAAATCTCGGAGATTTGGAGTAGGACAATTAATGGTAAATTCTCCTGAAGATAAAATGGTTCGTTGACTAATTTGCCTACCATTACAATACAGAGGTGCGGCATCAGTAGGTATTAAATAAAGGCGATTGCCAAGGCGTTCTAAATAGCCTCTAGTTTCATTTCCTGGGGAAGCGATCGCATCTACACAATTAGATTCATATTCTCCTATAGCTAGGCGCTGATTGGGTAAAAGATAACAGATTTGTTCTTCAAATTGAGAATCGCTGACAAAATCCACTAAGATTTTCCACTTCTTTTGCCAACTTATCAATCTTTTAATTGCTATTAATCCACCTAGTAAAACAATCCCTAACCCCGTCGCTGGTAACCACAATTGTTGGAGGAGATAAGGGGTAACTAAACAAGTACTATTTCCTCCTGGTGAGGGAGTACAAAATTCTTGGACTGTAGGGGGTAAATCGACTACGGTGAGATTATACTGTTCTCCTTTTTGGGTTTGAATGGGTAGAGAACGTTTATACAGAGGTAAAGCCTGTAACCAAGCTAAGCGCTGTTGACTTTCTAAAGAATTAGCGACTCGAAAAGGACTATTAACAGGGGTTTCCGTCCATTCATTACCGGATTGGGTAAATAAAGGCGCATCCGTAATCCAAACCACAGATTGAGACTTGATGGGAGAATTAGCCAGTAACCGTTCGTGATTGAGTTGAGCCAATCCTTGATAAATCGTTAACTCTGCTTGCTCAATATCTGTCTGCTTGAGGGTTAGATTAGCCTGGAAGGGGAGCGATCGCAGAATCGTATCTATATCCGCAGCTTGTCCGTTAAAGGGTATTCCTTGGCTGGCTGCTAGAGTATTTACATTAGGTTGTAAAGGACTCACTGTAGCCGCAAAGGGGACTACATACACAGTATCGCCAGGTTTGAGGCTATCTTTAACAATCTGCTGGAGACGAATTCGACCTTCATCGTTAATTCCCACACTTTCAGTCAGATCGATCGCCAAAACCACATCTCGTCCCCCATGAATTCGAGCGACTAAATCTAATCCCTTAGCTTGTAAGGAATTCGGCGTTTGTCCTGGAGTAGCGATCGAAGATGTCACAAATAAAACAACAGGGTAATATGGGATGACTGAAAATATTGTAACTACCTTCCGACCTTAATTAGTTCTACTGCTTGAGGATAGGTTTAGTGATTCTTGCAATTTTTCATTATCAAACTTTGGTATCCTCTTAAAGGGAAAATTTAATTTTTAAGGGAAGATTAAATGTTAGTGTTCATTATTCCTGTCAAAAATAAAAAAATTTCCCGATCCTGGGACTTATTATCTAAGTTATTTGAAAGATGCT harbors:
- a CDS encoding VWA domain-containing protein, yielding MTSSIATPGQTPNSLQAKGLDLVARIHGGRDVVLAIDLTESVGINDEGRIRLQQIVKDSLKPGDTVYVVPFAATVSPLQPNVNTLAASQGIPFNGQAADIDTILRSLPFQANLTLKQTDIEQAELTIYQGLAQLNHERLLANSPIKSQSVVWITDAPLFTQSGNEWTETPVNSPFRVANSLESQQRLAWLQALPLYKRSLPIQTQKGEQYNLTVVDLPPTVQEFCTPSPGGNSTCLVTPYLLQQLWLPATGLGIVLLGGLIAIKRLISWQKKWKILVDFVSDSQFEEQICYLLPNQRLAIGEYESNCVDAIASPGNETRGYLERLGNRLYLIPTDAAPLYCNGRQISQRTILSSGEFTINCPTPNLRDFEFVVKVKK
- a CDS encoding tubulin-like doman-containing protein, with the translated sequence MIDLSGNERQFRGINRSICIGLGGTGRDVLMRMRRLIVDRYGDLNRLPIVSFVYVDTDKAASQVSGLRTGSTYHGVDISFRDAEKVSATMSSPDVTNFVQELERRSIHDRQGPYDHIGIWFPPQLLKNIKAVEEGAKGIRPVGRLAFFHNYQKIQTAIDSAERRTRGHDANLLKSGLRVEPGLNIFIVGSLCGGTGSGMFLDVAYSLRKIYGDSGAQIVGYLVISPQIYGNTPNMSANTYGALKELNYYTTPSTKFEACYDIQNLTIVQEERPPFDYAYLVSHQTNGEYSILDQSKLCNVIAHKIALDFSGELAPVVKGMRDNFLQHLIQWDNHPRPNVQRYLTFGLAATYFPRDVIVQIALTRISLDLVTFWLNGQGQSADPQRLLEQFLIQYRWHTDLNQREGLIARIGEAVQESNKNFSSTINTWRSKLERAIDDCKSKDDRFAIRQQLAREFREQFRKVQPGETESTRGIWLTRIQQIRPQILEQLSQDINLFVSNLLTPREPNFSIRNARSWVDALQTDLSIDARKFQEKIANLGGMRRPESLERKWRDIEQVIEDIEKKFISLGKNNQVQSELKRTVREVADLSKHNFELAVLQEALQITNDLQKYVQDLSTQLSAFSSLANNLKTTYEKTESELKQLNFDEMSGEAIFDSEDIDGCYNILLPQTEFKPQLVLVSEGIIEPSGQQESLFWLLNRDDSYGSNLRSRITQEQLQKQIDLTVDSVFGSRSTSIVKSVIKRLMQKYSPLERATRLGQIMQEAEPLLRINQSDPYFHNTSAKSSKLVGFKDTDESEVKQFKAILNRDLGLAESVLKPTQAEDEILIVNEYAGFPLRLINSIEQMRNAYTREKNSVGAFLHNDYRLQFPDIIPPDAQTMEELEDIFYPCLALEIVHKSAESQQLEFAYYDRLRDSYNQAALSHIWNQALEELVNRPDMIAALKTSLDEAIAKILSQPDAWQNKYLPQLREFVAYVDTLPESDANYPYKSAVVGVLATGDVPEKEGAINRFRRHIEAELKNSQTQTNKASKRLISAELVVDSMPHPSDNRAKRRTELERLKQDLEDGLMTEEEFERLRQDIFTQYPL